From Balneola sp. MJW-20:
CATTTGGAACACCTTGTGTAAAGGTTCTCTCTGCAATGAAATCGGTATAGTTACTGAAATAATAATAAGCATCAATAAAAAGCTTACCGCCGATCAGGGCTTTATAGCCTACTTCAAAAGTACTGATCTTTTCAGGCTGAAAATCATCAAAAACAAACTCTTGCATTCCTTGTGCGGCATCGCTCACAGAAGCACCTCCTGCAATAGCAGCCTGTGCTTTAGCGATCTCTTCAGCGGAATAAACCGGATTGCTTTCAAAACGATAACGGTCAATTAGCGCCGGGTTAGAACCAACCAGACGACGGGAGACCACATCCAGATCAATGAACTGATCCTGTGTCGTAGGAATTCGAAAACCTCTCTGGAATGAAGCCCGGATATTATGGACGCCGCCAAGAGTTAATATAGCGGACAATCTTGGTGAGAACTGTCCGTCAAAATACTCATTCTTGTCATAACGAACTGAACCAGTCAGGTCAAGCACTTCATTAAAGTTTTTAGATACCTGTGTAAAAGCACCCCATTCATCAATATCAAACTCATCACCGTTATCCTGAAGGGCAAACAAGGTCCCGTCAGATTCAAGTGCGTAGCGGCGAACATTTGCACCTGCAATGACCTGTACTACTTCGGGGTCAATGATATTAGAAAAATTGTACTGACCTTCCGCGTGGTACAGATCCGATTTATCCAGGAATCGTGCACCTCCTTCAGAGATCGGTATTGATCGGATCTCATCCTGTAAATCACGGAACGTTTCCGAGTTTGCAGCCGGCTGGTTAGCATCTGCAAAACTTCGTGCAGCAAGATGAGCCTCATCTACAGTAGCCCCAGTTGTTCGGGCCTGTACAAAGGCGCCTAAATAATTAGGGAAATAAACTCTCTGGTTGATCAGAGAGGCCAGAGTATTGGCTGCATAAGTGTCGCCGGCATCTTCCTGTGTCGTGTATGCTCTTAGTGTGTAATTTGGATTTCGCAGTTCAAGTTTACCGGTCCAGATACTGAAATCATCCAATACAAAACGGTCATTTGCAGTATACACGGTACTACCATAGCCGATATTATACTGAGCGACCAGTTCATTCACATCATTCACCCGGTAATGAAGAGCACCACCAAGCTTCAAACTCTCTGTGGTATTATCCACAAATGAATTTTCAGTATATCCTCTGGGAGTAAATGCTCCTGCTAGTCCATCAGGGATCAGCGTTCTGACCGCTTCCAGCTGTGCAGCAGTTGCCTGTGCTTCTGCAGACGCACCCGGAGCATTACCTGCCGCAATAGCAGCATCGGCAATCAGACCCACTGTTACCGTGGGATCTCCATATACGCTCACCCCATTATAAAGTCTAGGCACGGCAGCTTCAGCACGTGAGGTAGCTCCTCGTTCCAGAAGACCGCTCTGATCACGATAATCCTGAGCCACAAAATCCTGTGCTCTCAGATAAGATGCGTTTACTTTAAATGCGAATTTATTATTAAAAGACTTTGCAAATCGCATTGAATAACTCTGATACAGCTGCGGGTCATTTTCCACATTACTGTCAATATGATTCACACCAAGTTTAGTATTGAAAGTAAATCCTTCGAATTCAAATGGACTCTTTGAATTCAGAAGCAAAATACCATTAATAGCGTTGGGACCGTATAGTGCGGAAGCAGCACCCGGCAATAATTCTGCAGTTGCAAGGTCAAGCTCTGAGATTCCTACAATATTACCAACTGAGAAGTTTAGTCCCGGAGCCTGATTATCTATACCATCGATCAGCTGAACGAATCGGGTGTTACCATTTGCATTGAAACCCCTGGTGTTCACAGAGCTGAATGTTAAACTCTGAGTACTGAAGTCAACTCCTTTCAGGTTTGAAATCGCATCATAAAAATTTGTGGCAGCAGCAGTCTGAATATCAAGCACATCCAGCTTTTCGATCGAAACGGGCGATTTAAGAATGCTTTCCTCTACCCTTGATGCAGATACTACCACATCATCTCCGAAGATAGTCTGCTCTTCCATTTCCACCCTAAGGCCTTCGGTAACAGCATCAGTGATATCTACTGTGACCGATTTAAAGCCAACAATGGAAAAGATAAGTCTCAGGGGTGGATCCTGGTTTACGGTTAGAGAAAATTCTCCATTTACTCCGGAGACCGTTCCTATCAGCTTACCGTCTACCCTGACGTTCACCCCAGCGAGAGGTTCACCTGCAACATCGGTAATAGTACCTGATATTTCCGTTTGTATAATTGAAGTTTCAGAATTTGCGAGAGCAAAAGATGTACCTGTAAACATCACTGCCAGGCAAATAGTTATAATCCGCCGTATCGATGTGCTCATAATGTTAACCTGATTTATGATTATTAATGGCATGTTAGAATCCGGAGTTTGAAGATGATCTCAATTTAAAAGCTGATTAATGCACCGGATTTCTACTAAACTATCCTGCAAATTAAACCCTGTTTGATGGATTATGCAAGCGCTTCCATTATTTTTTGATTGTAGATGATTTATATTAAGTGCCAATTATAAGGAACTTAAGTTTTCAATTCATTAAAAAAATTAGCGTACTCATCGTGAGATATACCCAATTATTTCTCTTACTGACCGGTCTATTTATTATATCCTGTAATAGTCAGGATCAGCCTGTATCCACCGAATCCATTTCGTTCCTGGCATTGGGCGATTCCTATACTATTGGAACGTCAGTTGATTCAGCAGGCAGATGGCCGGTACAGCTAACCGACTCCCTGACTAAACACGGATTCAATATTTCGGACCTGAAGATCGTGGCAACGAATGGCTGGACAACCGATGAACTGCACTCCGGTTTAGCCTCTGATGACCTTGCGCCTGCCTATGACCTCGTATCTTTACTGATAGGTGTAAATAATCAATATCGTGGATATGATATTGATATCTATCGGACTGAATTTCGTGAATTACTGGAACATGCTATTGATTACGCCGGCTCTGATACTTCCCGGGTTTTTGTATTATCTATACCGAACTATGGGGTGACACCATTTGCACGGAACCGCCAGCCAGATAAGATCAGGCAGGAACTTAACAATTACAATGAGATCGCCTCCGTGATAAGTGCTGAATACGGTATTCCTTTCATAGACATTACTCCCATATCCGAATTAGCGGCATTTGACCCCTCATTGCTTGCATCAGATTCCCTCCACCCATCAGCCATCATGTACTCACAATGGGTCAGCGAAGCATTACCTGTGGTAAAAAATATGATAGAAAACGAATCGGATGAGCAATAATCGTTAACACTCCATGTTTCAAATACCATTAACAAGCAACTGGTGTAAACATTATGGATTTATCTAAAACAAGCCGCACCCTCTCCCTCATACTTCTCATCGTTCTGACCTTTTCCGGATGCAGTACTGCTCAGTCGCTGGAAATGGGAGCTGATCAGGACCGAAGCCTGCATATAAGTCTATCTGCTGATGAGGTTGTAAAAGCAGACCGGCTTATTTTCAGGATCAATATTAATTCTCAGGCTGATACACCTGCCGATGCTTACTCAACCCATAAAGAAAGAGAAAGTTTTCTGGCCGGTCTGCTGCAAAAATATGATATAGAAGAAGAGGATATTGATTATCAGCTTATGAGAATGAATCGCCAGTTTAACAGCCGGAATAACACAGAGACCATAAATACTTCACAATCGGTCAGCGTGACATTCTCGGACACCGACCTTTATGAAGAGATCCAGCTGACTCTTATCGAAAACGGTTTTGACAACTTTAACGGCTCTTTTGCTTACTCAAAAGTAGAAGAAGCCAAGAAAGCGGCAATGAAAAGAGCGATCTCCAAAGCCCTGGAGCAAGCCAAATTGATCACGGAAGCAGCCGGCACACAGCTCGGAAATATATCCAGGATCGTATATTCAGACTATAATGTCATGCCCGTACAGAACATGAGAATGGAATCGGCCTCAATCTCGATGGATACCTCCCCCGGCATGCTTGATTTTGAAAAAAGTATCGTGGTCAGAGCTTCGGTATCAGTGACCTACCTTATTCAATAGGTTCATATATATTTACCTTATTAATGGCATTAAAAAATCTGCGGGTCTTTTCAATATCCTGGTCTTTGTTGATGTCTACATACCAGTACTGCTCAATGACGCCGGTAGACATTAATAATTGCATGGTACCCTGAGACTTATGTTCTGCGATCACCCAGTTCGCAATGATGTTATAATTCAGACGATCATCAAAACCAAAGGTCTGATTCCGGTCAAATTCAAATGTTATTCCCGGCTTAACTTTGGTCAGCGGGAAACCTTCAAGCATGGTAAACGGCACCCCGGGATCATCCGGTCCTCTTCGGATAAAGTTTTCAAGAGCAACCGGACGCTGATCCTCGGGAAGATTATTCAAAGCTCTTAATGCAAGTACCGCCGATGCCTTATGGTGTCCGTGTGTTCCCTCAAAGGGTAGCATCAGAAACATAAAATCATAATCCCCTTCTGAGATGATCTTTTCCAGCCTCTGGATGATCCATTCTGTGTCCCATTTATCCAGAGCTTCCCTTACATCCAGGGTATAGTAGAAATCTTCCTGATCAAAAAAGAAGTAATTCCGGATACCGACAATATCACCACCTGCCATCAGCTCTTTCTTACGAATACCCGGAAGATATTCTCTTCCTGTTTTCTCCTTATCCAGATCTTTTCCGTAGATATAATTTCCCAGTGTGGAGTATTTATATCCTCCTTCCCCGTTAGTCATCAATGCCAGATCTACGACGCCATCCATTAACCGGGTGATCTTGAACACACTGGCGGAGAACAGAGCATCATCATCGGGGTGAGCAGTTACTAATAGTACCTTCGGCTTATAGGTAATAGTTGAATCCTGTGCATATAAGCTTCCGCTTAATAAAAGAAGAAACAGGGAGATGAATGTTTTTTTCATTTTCATTTTGTGATCATTGGTTTTAAGGTATCCCATATAGTATCAGCCAGTAACCGGTGCCCCTGAGGAGTCGGATGGATACCGTCACCCTGCATCAGTTCTTTACTCCCGGCCAGGTTATTCATGATCAATGGGATCAGTTTCAGATTATTTTTTTGTGCGAGTTCAGGATAGATGTCAGTGAACTCTGCCGTATACTCGGTACCCAGATTTGGTGGTACCTGCATTCCAACTACAACTACCTTCATATCAGGATTCTTATCGAGGGCCGCATCAATGATTCCCTGCAAGTTTGCCCGGGTCGAGCTCAGTTCTATCCCTCTTAATCCGTCATTCCCTCCCAGTTCCAGAAACATGATATCCACCGGTCGCTGCAAAACCCAGTTGATCCGCCTTAGACCGCCGGCAGAGGTCTCTCCACTGAGTCCGCCATTGATTACGTCATAATTCAACTCCAGTGAATCGATCTTGTCCTGTATGATCGCAGGAAAAGCTTCCTGTTTATCTACACCTAACCCGGCTGTAATACTGTCACCAAAAAAGAGGATCGTTTGCTCAGAACCGCTTTGAGAATATGCATTACTGCTAAGCAGTATCAATAATAAAATAGGGTATTTGATTGCTTTCATTTTTTTACGCTTAAAAACATGAACCTTCTGTTCAGGATTCCGTAGTCTTAACACTTTAACAGGCATTATATTTTGGAATGAATCAGTAGCCTAATATCGTTCATCAATTGAACAAATTAAGGGAAAAAGTGAAAAATATTTTAGAAGTAAGGTCCTTGACCAAACAATTTAAGAGCGGTGACAAAACGCTGACTGTAGTTGACAACATTAATTTCCGGATAGATCCCGGTACATCCTGTGCCATTGTCGGACCTTCCGGTAGTGGCAAAACCACCCTATTAGGTTTATGTGCCGGTCTCGATCAACCTACTTCCGGGGAAGTTATACTTCATGATGCCGGCTTGTCTGCTCTTTCCGAAGATCAGCGTGCATCTGTACGGAATGAATTTGTTGGGTTTATATTCCAGTCTTTTCAGCTGATCCCAACCCTGACCGCACTGGAAAATGTAATGGTCCCTCTGGAACTTAGAGGAGAAGCTACCTCAACGGTCAGAGGCCGGGCTATTGAATTGCTGGATTCTGTTGGCTTGGGTGATCGCGTTCATCATTATCCTACACAGTTGTCAGGCGGTGAACAGCAGAGAGTGGCCATCGCTAGAGCATTTATAAATCAACCTGAAGTTTTGTTTGCAGACGAACCAACCGGAAATCTGGATACTGAGACCGGGGAACAGATCGAAGGACTCCTTTTTGACCTCAACAGGCAGCAAAATACAACCCTGGTATTAGTGACTCATGATCCCGAGCTGGCTAAAAAGTGTGATCGCACCATTCGCTTAAAGAATGGTAAGATCCTTGAAGATACAGCTGAAGAATTTAGCGGGGTTGCTGCAAATGAGTAAACAAAAAGGAATGGCATGGCCGTGGATCTTCAAAATGGCTTTCAGAGATTCCCGGTCTAACCGGAAAAAATTATTCCTGTATATGTCTGCCATCATTGTGGGAGTGGCGGCTCAGGTTGCGATCACATCTTTTCGTGATAATCTCAATAACAGTGTAAATGAGCAGGCAAAAGAATTGCTCGGTGCTGATATTGAGATCGAGAAAAACAGTCCTTTCGACGGCCCGGTCAGAGCTTATATAGATTCCCTGGGTGCCGAAGAATCCACGGCTGTTGATTTCACTTCAATGGCTTACTTCCCTAAGACCGGAGCCACCAGATTATCGCAGATAAGCGCTTTTGAAGGTAACTTTCCTTTCTATGGAGATCTTATTACAGAACCCGAGGGTGCCGGTGCTGTGTACCAGGAACGCGGAGGTGCCCTGGTAGATAATGCAATTCTGGAACAATTTGGTCTTCAGCCGGGCGATTCGGTAAAAGTCGGCTATTTGACCTATGAGATCGTTGGAGGGATCATAGAGATCCCCGGCCAGCCGGTAGCAACTTCATTTTTTGGACCCAGAGTCTTCATCCCTCAGGAAAATGTGGAAGAAACAGGTCTTCTGCAGAGAGGATCGCGCGTCGAATATGTGTCTTATCTCAAGTTTCCGGATAATATAAATGTGGATGACGTAGAAGACCGTTTGCGTGAAATAGATCGTGCAGGCACCGACATACGCTTTGACACCGTTGAAGAACGTAAAGAAGAAGTCGGAGAGGCCATTACCTATCTCTCTAATTTTCTGAATCTTATTGGCTTCATTGCACTAATTCTTGGAGGAATAGGCGTTGCAAGTTCGATCTATGTGTATATACGCCAGAAAACAGATACAGTAGCGATCATGCGTTGTATAGGTGTTTCGTCCGATCAGGCTATGTACATTTATCTGGTGCAGGCCGGATTAATGGGACTTATCGGCTCATTGATCGGTGCAGCACTGGGAAGCTTTATACAATATTATTTTCCCTTACTGGTCGCAGACTTTATCCCGGTTGATGTACAGCTATCCTTGTCATGGACCTCAATTGGCATCGGTCTCTTAACAGGCCTCGTGGTTTCTTTATTATTCGCACTGTACCCCTTACTCGCTGTAAAAAAGATCAGTCCCTTAAACGCACTGCGATCGGTCAGTAACGATCTCTTTTCACTGCTTGGAAAAAAAATTAAGATCATTCTGACCTCAGCAATCCTGGCCGGCATATTTTTATATGCATGGCTGATGATAAGCGAGCCCTTACCTGCTTTTTTCTTTACCCTTGGCATGGTTGCTTGTGTTGGCCTGCTGGCCTTGTTTGCTCGGGGGGTGATGAAAGCCGCATCCGGACTGATCCGATCAACCTTTACCTATGAAGTTAGACAGGGACTGGCAAACCTTTACCGTCCGAATAACCAGACCACTACACTGCTGCTTACTATAGGGCTCGGCGTTACTCTTATCAGTTCAATGTATCTGACTCAGGATATGCTGCTGGAAAGACTGGATTTCTCAACAGATCAGGAATTACCGAATATTGCCTTGTATGATATTCAGTTTGACCAAAATGAGGGTGTAAATTCGATAATCAAGGAAAATGATCTTGGAATCATACAGAATGTTCCGATCGTAACTATGAGGATTCAGGGAATCAACGGAAGAACCGTAGAAGAGATCATGGCGGATACCTCAAGACGCGCCAGAAGGTGGGCATTTAACCGGGAGTACCGTTCAACTTACCGAGATAGCCTGCTAATGTCAGAAGAGCTCGTACAAGGAAAGTTTACAGGATTTGCCGATCCGTCTGAAGGCCCGGTCCCGGTTTCACTGGAACAGGACATAGTGGGTGATCTGAATGTCAGTATGGGTGATACCATAACATGGGATGTACAGGGTATTCCGATACAAACGATTGTCGGGAGCTCCCGTACCGTTAAATGGGATCAGCCGATGCCAAATTTCTTCGCAGTCTTCCCTACCGGAGTACTTGAAGGTGCTCCGCAATTCTTTGCAACTACGGTCAGATCTCCCAACCGTGAAAGTACTCTAAAACTACAACAGGAGATCGTACAGGCATATCCCAATGTTTCAGCTATTGACGTTGGGCAAGTACTGAATACCATACAGGTCTTTACGGACAAGATTACTTTCGTGATCCAGTTCATGGGGCTGTTCAGCATCATTACCGGTCTTATTGTATTGATCGGTTCATCGGCAACCAGCAGGTTTCAAAGGATCCGTGAGGGAGTACTTTTAAGAACACTTGGTGCTCATAAGAAACAGGTAGTAAAAATTCAGATCTTTGAATACATATTAATAGGTCTGATGGCCAGCCTTACCGGGCTCATATTATCGGTAGGATCCAGTATGCTCATAGCGTACTTCTTCTTCGATATTAGTTTTGTCCCGGACTTCCTTGTGATCGGAGCAGAAGCGGTATTACTGATCCTTATTGTTGTGATGATCGGAGTTCTTAACACCCGGGGAATGCACTCAAAACCTCCCTTGGATGTATTGCGGGCTGAAGCAAATTAAGCCTGCTTCTAATACCGGATTCATAGTAAAAAGTATTGAAACTTATTAGGAATAATGTAGTTTGAATACTCACATTCACTCACAAATAACTTATTAATATTTCATAGGTACACCATGAAGAATTCATCTTCCAGGTTATTATTTATACTAATCATCACCATCCTGCCGCTTAGTTCGTGCAGTAACTGGAGCAAAACGGCAAAAGGAACTACCATAGGTGCAGGAGCTGGTGCATTAGCAGGAGCCATCATTGGTAAAGCTGCTGGGAATACCACAACAGGAGCAATTGTAGGTGCAGCAGTTGGAGGTGCAGCCGGAGCATCCATCGGATATTATATGGACAGGCAAGCCCGTGAGATCGAGGAAGATCTGGAAGGAGCTAAAGTGGAGAGAGTAGGCGAAGGGATCAAGATCACTTTTGACTCGGGTATCCTCTTCGATGTCAATTCTTATACTCTTAAAGATGTTTCCAAAGCGAATATCGCTGACCTTTCCAAAATCTTACAAAAGTATGAGGACACTAACATTATGGTTGCTGGTCATACCGATGATACAGGAACTGAAGAATACAACCAGAAATTATCGGAGCAGCGTGCAATGTCGGTTGCTGAGTATACCGCATTTACAGGTGTTGAAGCGTCCAGAATGACCATAATTGGTTATGGTGAATCTCAACCAGTTGCTGATAACAGCACCGTTGAAGGCAGACAGCTGAATCGCCGGGTCGAGATAGCGATCTGGGCCAATGATAAACTGAAAGAAGCCGCACGTAAAGGAGAAATCGAAGAATAATTTCAACTGCTTCAATCACCTTTTAGATTTAAAGCCTGTCTTACCGGACAGGCTTTTTTGTTTTGCTTACTCTGCTATTTTAAGGATATTCTTCAAATGCTCATTGAAAGTTCTATTAATGAATAAGCTCCGAAAAAAGATACGCATACCCTCCTTCATCAAACACCAGCATAAAGCGAGAAAAGCACCCGGCGAGGCTCCGGGAACCCTGAAATTTGTTGGTGATAAGAAGACCGAAGAGGTAACCATAGAACTGTATGATTATGACTCTGAGCAGTATAGTTTTCATGATCTGTCCAAAATAGATGACAGTAAACCATACCTTGATTCTCCCTCAAAAACGTGGATCAACATAAAGGGTTTGCATGATATTGAAGCACTAAAAAGAATCTGGACATATTTCGATCTGCACCCGCTGATTCAGGAAGATATTCTCAATACTTCACAAAGATCTAAGATTGAAAATTACCAGAATAATATTTTCTTCGTGATAAGAATGTTCAACTATATAGACGAAGATGAAGATCTGAATGTAGAACAGGTCAGCATTGTGCTGGGAAGTAATTATGTGCTTTCTTTTCAGGAGTCTGATTATCCCGTATTTGTCCCGGTTGTTGAACGTATTAAAAAAGGTGCATTTCGCCTCAGGAATGAGGGGCCTGATTACTCTGCTTATGCCCTGCTTGACACTATTGTTGATCACTACTTTCACGTACTTGAAAAATTAGGGGATGAAATTGAAGAGCTGGAGGAAAAGATCCTCGAAAATGACGACTCCAGCATTCCGCAGCAGATCCATGCTACCCGCAGAAAACTAATTTATTTTCGTAAATCGGTCTGGCCTATGCGCGACAGTCTGAATACACTTATTAGAGACGAAAGCCCCTTTATTAACGAACAAAATAAAGTCTTTTATCGTGATGTCTATGACCACCTGGTTCAGATCATAGATGGGGTCGAAAACTACCGGGATATGGTCATGGGACTTCTGGATATGTATATGTCACATGTCAGTAATAAAATGAATGAAGTGATGAAGGTTCTTACGATCATTGCCACGATCTTCATACCCCTTACTTTTGTTGCCGGTATTTACGGAATGAATTTTCAGTATATGCCAGAGCTGTCCTATACCTGGGCTTATCCCGCTGTTTGGGTCGTCATGATCACCATCACAATTGTTATGATCTTATTTTTCCGTAGAAAAGACTGGCTCTGAAACAGATAAGACCTCTTGCGGAGGCCTTATCTTTAACTAACTACGGAGATTCTGACAACAATTATCTGAATGTGTATCGGATCCCTGCTATCACATTGAATAGCTGAGACCTTAGCGAAGTCTGTTCGCTTATTACAGAAGTATTGTTGTCGAATTCATACAATACAGAACGGTCATTCCATACGGTATATTGTCCTCCAAAAGTAAAGGACCACTCTGGGCTGAGATCATATTCAAAACCTGCCGATATCTGTGTTCTGATTACTTCAAATTCAGTTGACGGACTCGGTGAATAAGCGTACCCGCCATATAGCTCAGTGTTGTCATTCATAGAGTACTTAAGTCCCAAGCGATAATCCATGGTGCTTTGATATAAATCTCTGATCTGCTCATTAACCCGTTGCTGATCTCTTGCAAGAGTAATTCTTTCCAGTCCGTCTCCATCCGAATCGGATACAAAATCAACTTCCAGTTCTGTAAAATCCCGATAACGTGCGGATGCAGATATTTCAACTCCGGCAGCCGGACCAAGACTAAGCCCGAACTGATATTCAGTCGGTCTTCGTAGTCTGTATTTAAATATCCCGTAATCTTCTTCAAAGAAGAATGGTTCTGATCCGTCATCTAAATTATTCTGCAGGGAAGTGTAATAATCCTCTTCTATTCTCATCAGAAAAGGGAGATAGATAGAAGAACCTATTTTCAGGAAATTCATATCCAGGGCTACTCCTGCTCTGAGGTCAAATCCATAATGAAGTGATTCT
This genomic window contains:
- a CDS encoding TonB-dependent receptor, giving the protein MSTSIRRIITICLAVMFTGTSFALANSETSIIQTEISGTITDVAGEPLAGVNVRVDGKLIGTVSGVNGEFSLTVNQDPPLRLIFSIVGFKSVTVDITDAVTEGLRVEMEEQTIFGDDVVVSASRVEESILKSPVSIEKLDVLDIQTAAATNFYDAISNLKGVDFSTQSLTFSSVNTRGFNANGNTRFVQLIDGIDNQAPGLNFSVGNIVGISELDLATAELLPGAASALYGPNAINGILLLNSKSPFEFEGFTFNTKLGVNHIDSNVENDPQLYQSYSMRFAKSFNNKFAFKVNASYLRAQDFVAQDYRDQSGLLERGATSRAEAAVPRLYNGVSVYGDPTVTVGLIADAAIAAGNAPGASAEAQATAAQLEAVRTLIPDGLAGAFTPRGYTENSFVDNTTESLKLGGALHYRVNDVNELVAQYNIGYGSTVYTANDRFVLDDFSIWTGKLELRNPNYTLRAYTTQEDAGDTYAANTLASLINQRVYFPNYLGAFVQARTTGATVDEAHLAARSFADANQPAANSETFRDLQDEIRSIPISEGGARFLDKSDLYHAEGQYNFSNIIDPEVVQVIAGANVRRYALESDGTLFALQDNGDEFDIDEWGAFTQVSKNFNEVLDLTGSVRYDKNEYFDGQFSPRLSAILTLGGVHNIRASFQRGFRIPTTQDQFIDLDVVSRRLVGSNPALIDRYRFESNPVYSAEEIAKAQAAIAGGASVSDAAQGMQEFVFDDFQPEKISTFEVGYKALIGGKLFIDAYYYFSNYTDFIAERTFTQGVPNGLREQPGSQYTVGSPAWKVAILTGVYPGVGAVPTQSYGFDVNAGGNVRSNGWALTAEYSLPKGFSVGGNVAYNKLLDQDDLLEQGFNASYNTPEWRYNLNFQNRKLTDNIGFKINYRWQDAFLWESSIGKGVIPAFGTMDAQVSYKLSKYNTIMKLGGSNILNERYETSLANPTLGAIYYISFTFDQFLN
- a CDS encoding SGNH/GDSL hydrolase family protein, which produces MRYTQLFLLLTGLFIISCNSQDQPVSTESISFLALGDSYTIGTSVDSAGRWPVQLTDSLTKHGFNISDLKIVATNGWTTDELHSGLASDDLAPAYDLVSLLIGVNNQYRGYDIDIYRTEFRELLEHAIDYAGSDTSRVFVLSIPNYGVTPFARNRQPDKIRQELNNYNEIASVISAEYGIPFIDITPISELAAFDPSLLASDSLHPSAIMYSQWVSEALPVVKNMIENESDEQ
- a CDS encoding SIMPL domain-containing protein codes for the protein MDLSKTSRTLSLILLIVLTFSGCSTAQSLEMGADQDRSLHISLSADEVVKADRLIFRININSQADTPADAYSTHKERESFLAGLLQKYDIEEEDIDYQLMRMNRQFNSRNNTETINTSQSVSVTFSDTDLYEEIQLTLIENGFDNFNGSFAYSKVEEAKKAAMKRAISKALEQAKLITEAAGTQLGNISRIVYSDYNVMPVQNMRMESASISMDTSPGMLDFEKSIVVRASVSVTYLIQ
- a CDS encoding PIG-L family deacetylase, with amino-acid sequence MKKTFISLFLLLLSGSLYAQDSTITYKPKVLLVTAHPDDDALFSASVFKITRLMDGVVDLALMTNGEGGYKYSTLGNYIYGKDLDKEKTGREYLPGIRKKELMAGGDIVGIRNYFFFDQEDFYYTLDVREALDKWDTEWIIQRLEKIISEGDYDFMFLMLPFEGTHGHHKASAVLALRALNNLPEDQRPVALENFIRRGPDDPGVPFTMLEGFPLTKVKPGITFEFDRNQTFGFDDRLNYNIIANWVIAEHKSQGTMQLLMSTGVIEQYWYVDINKDQDIEKTRRFFNAINKVNIYEPIE
- a CDS encoding arylesterase, with the translated sequence MKAIKYPILLLILLSSNAYSQSGSEQTILFFGDSITAGLGVDKQEAFPAIIQDKIDSLELNYDVINGGLSGETSAGGLRRINWVLQRPVDIMFLELGGNDGLRGIELSSTRANLQGIIDAALDKNPDMKVVVVGMQVPPNLGTEYTAEFTDIYPELAQKNNLKLIPLIMNNLAGSKELMQGDGIHPTPQGHRLLADTIWDTLKPMITK
- a CDS encoding ABC transporter ATP-binding protein, whose protein sequence is MKNILEVRSLTKQFKSGDKTLTVVDNINFRIDPGTSCAIVGPSGSGKTTLLGLCAGLDQPTSGEVILHDAGLSALSEDQRASVRNEFVGFIFQSFQLIPTLTALENVMVPLELRGEATSTVRGRAIELLDSVGLGDRVHHYPTQLSGGEQQRVAIARAFINQPEVLFADEPTGNLDTETGEQIEGLLFDLNRQQNTTLVLVTHDPELAKKCDRTIRLKNGKILEDTAEEFSGVAANE
- a CDS encoding ABC transporter permease, translated to MSKQKGMAWPWIFKMAFRDSRSNRKKLFLYMSAIIVGVAAQVAITSFRDNLNNSVNEQAKELLGADIEIEKNSPFDGPVRAYIDSLGAEESTAVDFTSMAYFPKTGATRLSQISAFEGNFPFYGDLITEPEGAGAVYQERGGALVDNAILEQFGLQPGDSVKVGYLTYEIVGGIIEIPGQPVATSFFGPRVFIPQENVEETGLLQRGSRVEYVSYLKFPDNINVDDVEDRLREIDRAGTDIRFDTVEERKEEVGEAITYLSNFLNLIGFIALILGGIGVASSIYVYIRQKTDTVAIMRCIGVSSDQAMYIYLVQAGLMGLIGSLIGAALGSFIQYYFPLLVADFIPVDVQLSLSWTSIGIGLLTGLVVSLLFALYPLLAVKKISPLNALRSVSNDLFSLLGKKIKIILTSAILAGIFLYAWLMISEPLPAFFFTLGMVACVGLLALFARGVMKAASGLIRSTFTYEVRQGLANLYRPNNQTTTLLLTIGLGVTLISSMYLTQDMLLERLDFSTDQELPNIALYDIQFDQNEGVNSIIKENDLGIIQNVPIVTMRIQGINGRTVEEIMADTSRRARRWAFNREYRSTYRDSLLMSEELVQGKFTGFADPSEGPVPVSLEQDIVGDLNVSMGDTITWDVQGIPIQTIVGSSRTVKWDQPMPNFFAVFPTGVLEGAPQFFATTVRSPNRESTLKLQQEIVQAYPNVSAIDVGQVLNTIQVFTDKITFVIQFMGLFSIITGLIVLIGSSATSRFQRIREGVLLRTLGAHKKQVVKIQIFEYILIGLMASLTGLILSVGSSMLIAYFFFDISFVPDFLVIGAEAVLLILIVVMIGVLNTRGMHSKPPLDVLRAEAN
- a CDS encoding OmpA family protein, which codes for MKNSSSRLLFILIITILPLSSCSNWSKTAKGTTIGAGAGALAGAIIGKAAGNTTTGAIVGAAVGGAAGASIGYYMDRQAREIEEDLEGAKVERVGEGIKITFDSGILFDVNSYTLKDVSKANIADLSKILQKYEDTNIMVAGHTDDTGTEEYNQKLSEQRAMSVAEYTAFTGVEASRMTIIGYGESQPVADNSTVEGRQLNRRVEIAIWANDKLKEAARKGEIEE
- the corA gene encoding magnesium/cobalt transporter CorA is translated as MNKLRKKIRIPSFIKHQHKARKAPGEAPGTLKFVGDKKTEEVTIELYDYDSEQYSFHDLSKIDDSKPYLDSPSKTWINIKGLHDIEALKRIWTYFDLHPLIQEDILNTSQRSKIENYQNNIFFVIRMFNYIDEDEDLNVEQVSIVLGSNYVLSFQESDYPVFVPVVERIKKGAFRLRNEGPDYSAYALLDTIVDHYFHVLEKLGDEIEELEEKILENDDSSIPQQIHATRRKLIYFRKSVWPMRDSLNTLIRDESPFINEQNKVFYRDVYDHLVQIIDGVENYRDMVMGLLDMYMSHVSNKMNEVMKVLTIIATIFIPLTFVAGIYGMNFQYMPELSYTWAYPAVWVVMITITIVMILFFRRKDWL